One genomic segment of Drosophila melanogaster chromosome 3R includes these proteins:
- the Osi17 gene encoding osiris 17, isoform D produces MPNTYSALPHNRSSGESQQQWTSSSRNRTCHPVSMARSTSGHLIFLLLICLINSAAKADGTARNGRLGRHLSTTPLSHPTVESQPTEEQEMFTESPTESPEDVELATTTELPPEEDWQPLINATKFPTRKPMDKMAPSDSLLLRLARRFASGNELWDGLVRDCYLKPDVSCFQKNVFSYLDNVLDVQDVNVTQRLKFFKNQVDYQVDKEKEEHSEARAASAETPIEEVTSALYGKSIKFAMTHDLEVDLPEVMFNGATFRISPRAIEGNGIIAKLELIPKQVVKARLAGAIIQKKIQKFLRSKLVLSFLALLLIIKIIKIKLFWLLPIVIGVGAAKKLLLKFLLFLFPALSHLFKLCSHYQQSYHAPAKYHHHHHLIDHHHTVVPPWHSGEHHSVPEIIYTHPPKGHPSAYLHGAPVHESYGPGFEHFEGAWENSGPGLGSEYIGDINRVAQIEENAHFFKPHPANDAGVLHAWGLGTTQQAQHQTHQPHQRWSVTQQARPPTQLKQQQTQQQQQLKLQMQLSAQKVQASSHSLNPFQSQDKQSSRPAHTQHHPVYVPGQGHHPPQNVPGLTAAAQIAAQYDPSRNNQHPQQPPQQPNHAVQEPQLSPEIAAQLKEAIRIQTEQRLIQQQQKILEHQPFVQDGQPLYPLNYDPFYSPILLKIDKIIEQLGVKNDLCKERIVCSMYKDPATYSPHSNFISAELSRDTSELEPVTHANEAVRRFYRLIQAARDGQDQKDCQSLYPQCNMPAK; encoded by the exons ATGCCCAACACATACAGTGCTTTGCCCCATAATCGGAGCTCAGGTGAGAGCCAGCAACAGTGGACATCCTCCAGTAGAAATCGCACCTGCCATCCAGTGAGCATGGCCAGATCAACGAGTGGCCACTTGATTTTCCTCCTCTTGATCTGCCTAATAAACTCGGCCGCCAAAGCGGATGGAACGGCTCGGAATGGTCGTCTTGGCCGTCATCTCTCTACCACTCCTTTAAGCCATCCGACCGTGGAATCGCAGCCAACCGAGGAGCAAGAAATGTTTACCGAGTCACCAACGGAATCCCCAGAGGATGTCGAGCTTGCGACGACGACGGAACTACCGCCGGAAGAAGACTGGCAGCCTCTGATAAATGCCACCAAGTTTCCCACGAGGAAGCCGATGGACAAAATGGCTCCCAGTGATTCCCTGCTCCTTAGACTGGCCCGGCGATTCGCCAGTGGAAACGAGCTGTGGGACGGCCTTGTCCGCGATTGCTATCTAAAGCCAGATGTATCTTGCTTCCAAAAGAACGTCTTCAGCTACCTGGATAACGTTCTGGATGTGCAGGACGTGAATGTGACCCAAAGGCTCAAGTTCTTCAAGAATCAAGTGGACTACCAAGTGGacaaggagaaggaggagcacTCGGAGGCACGTGCCG CCAGTGCGGAAACCCCGATCGAGGAAGTGACCAGCGCTCTATATGGCAAGAGCATCAAGTTTGCCATGACCCACGATCTAGAGGTGGACCTGCCTGAGGTTATGTTCAATGGCGCCACCTTTCGCATCTCGCCGCGAGCCATTGAAGGCAATGGAATCATCGCCAAGCTGGAGCTGATTCCCAAACAGGTAGTCAAAGCCCGACTGGCCGGGGCGATAATCCAGAAGAAGATAC AAAAATTTCTACGCAGCAAACTGGTGCTGTCATTCCTCGCATTGCTGCTGATCATTAAAATCATCAAGATCAAGTTGTTCTGGCTCCTGCCAATCGTCATCGGAGTTGGTGCGGCCAAGAAGCTGCTGCTAAAGTTCCTGCTCTTCCTGTTCCCAGCGCTGTCGCATCTCTTCAAGCTCTGCTCGCACTACCAGCAATCCTATCACGCACCCGCCAagtaccaccaccaccatcaccttATCGATCATCATCACACG GTTGTTCCGCCATGGCACAGTGGTGAGCACCACTCGGTTCCGGAAATCATTTATACCCACCCGCCGAAGGGCCATCCGTCCGCCTATCTCCATGGCGCTCCGGTGCACGAGAGCTATGGACCCGGATTCGAGCACTTCGAGGGCGCCTGGGAGAACAGCGGTCCTGGCTTGGGATCCGA ATACATAGGCGATATAAATCGCGTTGCACAAATAGAAGAGAATGCCCATTTCTTTAAGCCCCACCCAGCGAATGACGCCGGGGTCCTGCATGCTTGGGGCCTTGGCACCACACAACAGGCACAACATCAGACGCACCAGCCTCATCAAAGATGGTCTGTCACCCAGCAGGCGAGACCACCCACCCAACTCAAACAGCAgcagacgcagcagcagcaacagctcaAGCTTCAGATGCAATTAAGTGCTCAGAAAGTACAAGCCTCTAGTCACAGTTTAAACCCATTTCAAAGTCAGGACAAACAAAG CTCAAGGCCGGCACACACGCAGCACCATCCGGTGTACGTCCCGGGACAGGGACACCATCCGCCGCAAAATGTTCCCGGACTCACGGCAGCCGCACAAATTGCCGCGCAGTACGATCCATCCCGCAACAATCAGCAtccgcagcagccgccgcagcagccaAATCACGCTGTTCAGGAGCCACAACTTTCG CCTGAAATAGCAGCCCAGCTGAAGGAGGCTATCCGCATTCAGACCGAGCAGCGGCtcatccagcagcagcagaagataCTGGAGCACCAGCCATTCGTGCAGGATGGACAG CCGCTGTATCCGCTCAACTACGATCCGTTCTACAGTCCCATTCTGCTGAAAATCGACAAAATCATCGAGCAGCTCGGAGTAAAAAACGACCTCTGCAAGGAGCGAATTGTGTGCAGCATGTACAAGGATCCGGCCACCTACAGTCCGCACAGCAATTTCATTTCCGCGGAGCTCAGTCG CGATACCAGCGAACTGGAGCCCGTAACGCATGCGAATGAGGCAGTGCGTCGCTTCTACCGGCTAATTCAGGCTGCCCGGGATGGCCAGGATCAAAAGGACTGCCAGAGCCTGTACCCACAGTGCAATATGCCGGCCAAGTGA
- the Osi17 gene encoding osiris 17, isoform B, which translates to MPNTYSALPHNRSSGESQQQWTSSSRNRTCHPVSMARSTSGHLIFLLLICLINSAAKADGTARNGRLGRHLSTTPLSHPTVESQPTEEQEMFTESPTESPEDVELATTTELPPEEDWQPLINATKFPTRKPMDKMAPSDSLLLRLARRFASGNELWDGLVRDCYLKPDVSCFQKNVFSYLDNVLDVQDVNVTQRLKFFKNQVDYQVDKEKEEHSEARAASAETPIEEVTSALYGKSIKFAMTHDLEVDLPEVMFNGATFRISPRAIEGNGIIAKLELIPKQVVKARLAGAIIQKKIQKFLRSKLVLSFLALLLIIKIIKIKLFWLLPIVIGVGAAKKLLLKFLLFLFPALSHLFKLCSHYQQSYHAPAKYHHHHHLIDHHHTVVPPWHSGEHHSVPEIIYTHPPKGHPSAYLHGAPVHESYGPGFEHFEGAWENSGPGLGSDSRPAHTQHHPVYVPGQGHHPPQNVPGLTAAAQIAAQYDPSRNNQHPQQPPQQPNHAVQEPQLSPEIAAQLKEAIRIQTEQRLIQQQQKILEHQPFVQDGQPLYPLNYDPFYSPILLKIDKIIEQLGVKNDLCKERIVCSMYKDPATYSPHSNFISAELSRDTSELEPVTHANEAVRRFYRLIQAARDGQDQKDCQSLYPQCNMPAK; encoded by the exons ATGCCCAACACATACAGTGCTTTGCCCCATAATCGGAGCTCAGGTGAGAGCCAGCAACAGTGGACATCCTCCAGTAGAAATCGCACCTGCCATCCAGTGAGCATGGCCAGATCAACGAGTGGCCACTTGATTTTCCTCCTCTTGATCTGCCTAATAAACTCGGCCGCCAAAGCGGATGGAACGGCTCGGAATGGTCGTCTTGGCCGTCATCTCTCTACCACTCCTTTAAGCCATCCGACCGTGGAATCGCAGCCAACCGAGGAGCAAGAAATGTTTACCGAGTCACCAACGGAATCCCCAGAGGATGTCGAGCTTGCGACGACGACGGAACTACCGCCGGAAGAAGACTGGCAGCCTCTGATAAATGCCACCAAGTTTCCCACGAGGAAGCCGATGGACAAAATGGCTCCCAGTGATTCCCTGCTCCTTAGACTGGCCCGGCGATTCGCCAGTGGAAACGAGCTGTGGGACGGCCTTGTCCGCGATTGCTATCTAAAGCCAGATGTATCTTGCTTCCAAAAGAACGTCTTCAGCTACCTGGATAACGTTCTGGATGTGCAGGACGTGAATGTGACCCAAAGGCTCAAGTTCTTCAAGAATCAAGTGGACTACCAAGTGGacaaggagaaggaggagcacTCGGAGGCACGTGCCG CCAGTGCGGAAACCCCGATCGAGGAAGTGACCAGCGCTCTATATGGCAAGAGCATCAAGTTTGCCATGACCCACGATCTAGAGGTGGACCTGCCTGAGGTTATGTTCAATGGCGCCACCTTTCGCATCTCGCCGCGAGCCATTGAAGGCAATGGAATCATCGCCAAGCTGGAGCTGATTCCCAAACAGGTAGTCAAAGCCCGACTGGCCGGGGCGATAATCCAGAAGAAGATAC AAAAATTTCTACGCAGCAAACTGGTGCTGTCATTCCTCGCATTGCTGCTGATCATTAAAATCATCAAGATCAAGTTGTTCTGGCTCCTGCCAATCGTCATCGGAGTTGGTGCGGCCAAGAAGCTGCTGCTAAAGTTCCTGCTCTTCCTGTTCCCAGCGCTGTCGCATCTCTTCAAGCTCTGCTCGCACTACCAGCAATCCTATCACGCACCCGCCAagtaccaccaccaccatcaccttATCGATCATCATCACACG GTTGTTCCGCCATGGCACAGTGGTGAGCACCACTCGGTTCCGGAAATCATTTATACCCACCCGCCGAAGGGCCATCCGTCCGCCTATCTCCATGGCGCTCCGGTGCACGAGAGCTATGGACCCGGATTCGAGCACTTCGAGGGCGCCTGGGAGAACAGCGGTCCTGGCTTGGGATCCGA CTCAAGGCCGGCACACACGCAGCACCATCCGGTGTACGTCCCGGGACAGGGACACCATCCGCCGCAAAATGTTCCCGGACTCACGGCAGCCGCACAAATTGCCGCGCAGTACGATCCATCCCGCAACAATCAGCAtccgcagcagccgccgcagcagccaAATCACGCTGTTCAGGAGCCACAACTTTCG CCTGAAATAGCAGCCCAGCTGAAGGAGGCTATCCGCATTCAGACCGAGCAGCGGCtcatccagcagcagcagaagataCTGGAGCACCAGCCATTCGTGCAGGATGGACAG CCGCTGTATCCGCTCAACTACGATCCGTTCTACAGTCCCATTCTGCTGAAAATCGACAAAATCATCGAGCAGCTCGGAGTAAAAAACGACCTCTGCAAGGAGCGAATTGTGTGCAGCATGTACAAGGATCCGGCCACCTACAGTCCGCACAGCAATTTCATTTCCGCGGAGCTCAGTCG CGATACCAGCGAACTGGAGCCCGTAACGCATGCGAATGAGGCAGTGCGTCGCTTCTACCGGCTAATTCAGGCTGCCCGGGATGGCCAGGATCAAAAGGACTGCCAGAGCCTGTACCCACAGTGCAATATGCCGGCCAAGTGA
- the Osi18 gene encoding osiris 18 encodes MKSTAACLIVALAALSTAHSAPTEGQVAPQSATQLALDMYHGCLKDLSVSCVRPKALQWFNSALRQPEVRITERLSIVRTAEKVESRSMNPEERLFDDIDSYLGSHSLRIQAPEYFRTSEARSLVPDFLMSNPLTQGGLVPLAAANEGRGMIRKAVLPFLLGLKLKTTVLVPLALGLIALKTWKAMTLGLLSLVLSGALVIFKIAKPKIVNYEVVHYPHHVDHVVPHHIEHVVPHHIEHVVPHHIEHIVPHHIDHHLEHHIDHHVDLPVEHIEHLEHPSPAWDPHAWARSSQEPQDAQDLAYAGQK; translated from the exons ATGAAGAGCACCGCCGCTTGTCTGATAGTCGCCCTTGCGGCGCTGTCCACCGCCCACTCGGCGCCCACCGAAGGTCAGGTGGCGCCCCAGTCCGCCACGCAACTAGCCCTGGACATGTACCATGGCTGCCTTAAGGACCTCAGTGTTTCCTGCGTGCGTCCCAAGGCCCTGCAGTGGTTCAACTCTGCCCTCCGGCAGCCGGAGGTGCGCATCACCGAGCGCCTGTCGATTGTCCGTACCGCGGAGAAGGTCGAGTCCCGATCCATGAACCCGGAGGAGCGCCTCTTCGACGACATCGACAGCTATCTGGGCAGCCACTCGCTGAGGATCCAGGCTCCGGAGTACTTCCGCACCTCGGAAGCCCGCTCCCTGGTGCCCGACTTCCTCATGTCGAATCCGCTTACTCAGGGAGGATTAGTTCCCCTGGCAGCTGCTAACGAAG GACGTGGCATGATCCGCAAGGCAGTTCTGCCCTTCCTTCTGGGCCTGAAACTGAAGACCACTGTGCTGGTGCCACTGGCCTTGGGACTCATTGCCCTAAAGACCTGGAAGGCCATGACCTTGGGCCTGCTCTCATTGGTGCTGTCTGGAGCCTTGGTTATTTTCAAGATTGCCAAGCCCAAGATTGTCAACTACGAGGTGGTGCACTATCCCCATCACGTGGATCATGTGGTGCCGCATCACATTGAGCACGTGGTGCCCCACCACATCGAGCACGTGGTGCCCCACCACATCGAGCACATAGTGCCGCATCACATCGATCATCATCTGGAGCACCACATCGATCACCACGTGGATCTGCCCGTGGAGCACATCGAGCACCTGGAGCACCCATCGCCCGCCTGGGATCCTCATGCCTGGGCCCGATCCTCGCAAGAGCCGCAGGATGCCCAGGACTTGGCCTACGCGGGTCAGAAGTGA